A stretch of Telopea speciosissima isolate NSW1024214 ecotype Mountain lineage chromosome 11, Tspe_v1, whole genome shotgun sequence DNA encodes these proteins:
- the LOC122645975 gene encoding two-component response regulator ORR21-like isoform X1 codes for MATVQKLSATSLSTTASSYGSCKVDTAATDQFPVGLRVLVVDDDTTCLRILEQMLRKCMYRVTTCSQATIALNLLRERKGSFDVVISDVYMPDMDGFKLLEHVGLEMDLPVIMMSSDARTSAVMKGIKHGACDYLIKPVRLEELKNIWQHVVRKKWNETKEHEQSGSAEENDRHKRGGDDADYASSINEGTDGSWKGQKKRRDAKDDEDEGELDNDDPGTSKKPRVVWSVELHQQFVSAVNQLGIDKAVPKRILELMNVPGLTRENVASHLQKFRLYLKRLSGVAQQQGGISNSFCGPVESNAKLGSLGRLDIQALAASGQIPPQTLAALQAELFGRPTGGLVLPAMDQPVLLQASLQGPKCIPVERGVAFGQPLIKCQSNIAKQFPPSNISVEDIPSGFGTWTPNSLGSVGPSGNFGGLNSQNNNMLMQILQQQQPQQGVLPEPSHTINVQPSCLVVPSQSSTSYQAGSSTVPLNQSSNINSSAIIDYSLLSSQPNNVSLGIGQVIDGDLKSTGVLNGYTIPTSISPSVPSCAVRADNCTSWQVQNPAVSFSTASQLPGFVPNPCEIQRSYDTKAAPLPDQGPGRNLGFVGKGTSIPSRFAVDDIELPTSNSSHGKLYMDNTGDRVKQELNFDFMENPKVGVPVLQHFSPNDLMSVLSK; via the exons ATGGCTACTGTACAGAAACTGTCGGCGACGAGTCTTAGTACAACGGCTAGTAGCTATGGGTCTTGTAAGGTTGATACTGCTGCAACGGATCAGTTTCCTGTTGGTTTGAGAGTGCTTGTTGTGGACGATGACACAACCTGTTTGAGGATTTTGGAGCAGATGCTTCGGAAATGCATGTATCGTG TTACAACTTGCTCCCAGGCTACTATTGCTTTAAACCTACTTCGGGAAAGAAAAGGTTCTTTTGATGTGGTAATAAGTGATGTTTATATGCCTGATATGGATGGATTTAAGCTCCTTGAACATGTTGGGCTAGAGATGGACCTACCTGTTATTA TGATGTCTTCTGATGCGAGAACAAGTGCTGTGATGAAAGGCATCAAACATGGGGCTTGTGATTATTTGATTAAGCCCGTACGCTTAGAAGAGCTGAAGAATATATGGCAGCATGTTGTCAGGAAAAAGTGGAATGAGACTAAAGAACATGAACAATCTGGTAGTGCAGAAGAAAATGATCGACATAAACGAGGAGGGGATGATGCTGACTATGCTTCTTCCATTAATGAGGGAACAGATGGAAGTTGGAAAGGTCAGAAAAAGAGGAGGGATGctaaagatgatgaagatgagggTGAATTGGACAATGATGACCCGGGTACATCAAAGAAACCCCGTGTAGTGTGGTCAGTGGAACTGCATCAGCAATTTGTCAGTGCTGTGAATCAGCTTGGAATTGATA AGGCTGTTCCCAAGAGAATTCTTGAATTGATGAATGTTCCAGGTTTAACTAGAGAAAATGTTGCAAGCCATTTGCAG AAATTCAGACTATATTTAAAGAGGTTAAGTGGAGTAGCTCAGCAACAAGGGGGGATTTCCAATTCATTCTGTGGACCTGTGGAATCAAATGCAAAACTTGGTTCACTAGGCAGACTTGATATCCAAGCATTGGCTGCCTCTGGCCAAATCCCTCCTCAGACACTGGCTGCTTTGCAGGCTGAGCTTTTTGGTCGACCAACAGGTGGCCTGGTGTTGCCAGCAATGGACCAACCAGTTCTTCTTCAAGCATCATTACAAGGACCGAAATGCATTCCAGTTGAACGTGGTGTGGCGTTCGGTCAACCCTTAATAAAATGTCAATCGAACATAGCCAAACAGTTTCCTCCATCCAACATTTCTGTCGAGGATATTCCTTCTGGGTTTGGAACCTGGACACCTAATTCTCTTGGTTCTGTTGGTCCTTCGGGCAATTTTGGGGGGCTAAACAGTCAGAACAATAATATGTTGATGCAAATACTACAGCAGCAGCAACCACAACAGGGTGTGCTACCTGAACCCAGCCACACAATTAATGTTCAGCCTTCTTGCCTTGTTGTCCCCTCCCAATCATCAACCAGTTATCAGGCAGGAAGCAGTACTGTTCCCCTCAATCAGAGCTCTAACATTAATAGCAGTGCCATTATTGATTACAGCTTGCTTTCTTCTCAACCCAATAACGTCTCATTGGGTATTGGACAAGTAATTGATGGGGATCTCAAAAGTACTGGTGTACTTAATGGGTATACAATTCCAACTTCCATTTCCCCGTCAGTGCCATCTTGTGCAGTCCGAGCTGACAACTGCACAAGTTGGCAAGTTCAAAACCCGGCTGTATCTTTTAGTACTGCCAGCCAATTGCCAGGGTTTGTCCCTAATCCATGTGAGATTCAGCGCTCTTATGACACAAAAGCAGCTCCATTGCCAGATCAAGGGCCTGGTAggaatcttggatttgttggtaAAGGTACTTCCATTCCAAGCCGGTTTGCAGTAGATGATATTGAATTGCCAACAAGCAACTCAAGCCATGGAAAGCTGTATATGGACAACACTGGAGACAGAGTGAAGCAAGAACTCAATTTCGATTTTATGGAGAACCCAAAAGTGGGTGTCCCTGTATTGCAACATTTTTCGCCTAATGATCTCATGAGTGTTCTCTCCAAATAG
- the LOC122645975 gene encoding two-component response regulator ORR21-like isoform X2 gives MSLSMTASSYGSCKADTATTMDQFPVGLRVLVVDDDIICLRILEQMLRKCMYLVTTCSQATIALNLLRERKGSFDVVISDVYMPDMDGFKLLEHVGLEMDLPVIMMSSDARTSAVMKGIKHGACDYLIKPVRLEELKNIWQHVVRKKWNETKEHEQSGSAEENDRHKRGGDDADYASSINEGTDGSWKGQKKRRDAKDDEDEGELDNDDPGTSKKPRVVWSVELHQQFVSAVNQLGIDKAVPKRILELMNVPGLTRENVASHLQKFRLYLKRLSGVAQQQGGISNSFCGPVESNAKLGSLGRLDIQALAASGQIPPQTLAALQAELFGRPTGGLVLPAMDQPVLLQASLQGPKCIPVERGVAFGQPLIKCQSNIAKQFPPSNISVEDIPSGFGTWTPNSLGSVGPSGNFGGLNSQNNNMLMQILQQQQPQQGVLPEPSHTINVQPSCLVVPSQSSTSYQAGSSTVPLNQSSNINSSAIIDYSLLSSQPNNVSLGIGQVIDGDLKSTGVLNGYTIPTSISPSVPSCAVRADNCTSWQVQNPAVSFSTASQLPGFVPNPCEIQRSYDTKAAPLPDQGPGRNLGFVGKGTSIPSRFAVDDIELPTSNSSHGKLYMDNTGDRVKQELNFDFMENPKVGVPVLQHFSPNDLMSVLSK, from the exons TTACAACTTGCTCCCAGGCTACTATTGCTTTAAACCTACTTCGGGAAAGAAAAGGTTCTTTTGATGTGGTAATAAGTGATGTTTATATGCCTGATATGGATGGATTTAAGCTCCTTGAACATGTTGGGCTAGAGATGGACCTACCTGTTATTA TGATGTCTTCTGATGCGAGAACAAGTGCTGTGATGAAAGGCATCAAACATGGGGCTTGTGATTATTTGATTAAGCCCGTACGCTTAGAAGAGCTGAAGAATATATGGCAGCATGTTGTCAGGAAAAAGTGGAATGAGACTAAAGAACATGAACAATCTGGTAGTGCAGAAGAAAATGATCGACATAAACGAGGAGGGGATGATGCTGACTATGCTTCTTCCATTAATGAGGGAACAGATGGAAGTTGGAAAGGTCAGAAAAAGAGGAGGGATGctaaagatgatgaagatgagggTGAATTGGACAATGATGACCCGGGTACATCAAAGAAACCCCGTGTAGTGTGGTCAGTGGAACTGCATCAGCAATTTGTCAGTGCTGTGAATCAGCTTGGAATTGATA AGGCTGTTCCCAAGAGAATTCTTGAATTGATGAATGTTCCAGGTTTAACTAGAGAAAATGTTGCAAGCCATTTGCAG AAATTCAGACTATATTTAAAGAGGTTAAGTGGAGTAGCTCAGCAACAAGGGGGGATTTCCAATTCATTCTGTGGACCTGTGGAATCAAATGCAAAACTTGGTTCACTAGGCAGACTTGATATCCAAGCATTGGCTGCCTCTGGCCAAATCCCTCCTCAGACACTGGCTGCTTTGCAGGCTGAGCTTTTTGGTCGACCAACAGGTGGCCTGGTGTTGCCAGCAATGGACCAACCAGTTCTTCTTCAAGCATCATTACAAGGACCGAAATGCATTCCAGTTGAACGTGGTGTGGCGTTCGGTCAACCCTTAATAAAATGTCAATCGAACATAGCCAAACAGTTTCCTCCATCCAACATTTCTGTCGAGGATATTCCTTCTGGGTTTGGAACCTGGACACCTAATTCTCTTGGTTCTGTTGGTCCTTCGGGCAATTTTGGGGGGCTAAACAGTCAGAACAATAATATGTTGATGCAAATACTACAGCAGCAGCAACCACAACAGGGTGTGCTACCTGAACCCAGCCACACAATTAATGTTCAGCCTTCTTGCCTTGTTGTCCCCTCCCAATCATCAACCAGTTATCAGGCAGGAAGCAGTACTGTTCCCCTCAATCAGAGCTCTAACATTAATAGCAGTGCCATTATTGATTACAGCTTGCTTTCTTCTCAACCCAATAACGTCTCATTGGGTATTGGACAAGTAATTGATGGGGATCTCAAAAGTACTGGTGTACTTAATGGGTATACAATTCCAACTTCCATTTCCCCGTCAGTGCCATCTTGTGCAGTCCGAGCTGACAACTGCACAAGTTGGCAAGTTCAAAACCCGGCTGTATCTTTTAGTACTGCCAGCCAATTGCCAGGGTTTGTCCCTAATCCATGTGAGATTCAGCGCTCTTATGACACAAAAGCAGCTCCATTGCCAGATCAAGGGCCTGGTAggaatcttggatttgttggtaAAGGTACTTCCATTCCAAGCCGGTTTGCAGTAGATGATATTGAATTGCCAACAAGCAACTCAAGCCATGGAAAGCTGTATATGGACAACACTGGAGACAGAGTGAAGCAAGAACTCAATTTCGATTTTATGGAGAACCCAAAAGTGGGTGTCCCTGTATTGCAACATTTTTCGCCTAATGATCTCATGAGTGTTCTCTCCAAATAG
- the LOC122646607 gene encoding sec14 cytosolic factor, whose translation MEKNPEIALTQMRKSVQKLGSSTENHGDQTLMRFLIARSMNPEKAAKMFVQWQKWRAEFVPLGFIPDSQVPDELATRKLYLQGLSRNGHPVMIVKACKHFPSGDHLQLKKFVVHLLDKTIASSFKGKEIGNEKLIGVLDLQQITIKNIDARALITGFQFLQAYYPERLAKLFILSMPWFFVSVWRMVSRFLEKATLEKIVIVTNEDEHKNFREEIGEDVLPEEYGGQAKLVALQDVKLEHFPAEN comes from the exons ATGGAGAAAAATCCAGAAATCGCACTTACCCAGATGCGAAAATCTGTTCAGAAGCTTGGGTCTTCAACTGAG AATCATGGAGATCAAACGCTTATGAGGTTTTTGATAGCTAGATCAATGAACCCTGAGAAGGCAGCGAAGATGTTTGTTCAATGGCAGAAATGGAGAGCCGAGTTTGTTCCTTTAGGGTTCATTCCTGATTCTCAAGTACCAGACGAATTGGCTACTCGGAAGCTCTACTTACAGGGCCTTTCAAGGAATGGACACCCAGTCATGATTGTTAAAGCCTGCAAGCATTTCCCTTCTGGAGATCATCTCCAACTCAAGA AATTTGTGGTGCATTTACTGGACAAAACCATTGCAAG TTCTTTCAAGGGAAAAGAAATAGGAAATGAGAAATTGATTGGCGTTCTCGATCTGCAACAAATTACGATTAAGAACATAGATGCTCGTGCTTTAATTACTGGATTTCAGTTTTTACAG GCTTACTATCCGGAGCGCTTGGCAAAATTGTTCATCTTGAGCATGCCATGGTTTTTTGTGAGTGTCTGGAGAATGGTTTCCCGCTTTCTAGAGAAGGCAACGCTTGAAAAG ATAGTGATAGTCACCAATGAAGATGAGCATAAAAATTTCCGAGAGGAAATCGGAGAGGATGTTTTGCCAGAAGAATATGGTGGACAAGCAAAGCTTGTAGCTCTCCAAGATGTTAAACTTGAACACTTCCCAGCAGAGAATTGA